The following proteins are encoded in a genomic region of Sulfurovum indicum:
- a CDS encoding BaiN/RdsA family NAD(P)/FAD-dependent oxidoreductase: MIVVGGGASGLTAAILCAREGMNVTLLEQNSKIGKKILISGNGKCNISNRCISANRFHSQNPEFVETVLKENDFPVVEKFFTSIGLELTEGKEGQIFPMSLQAGSVVDLLTYEAEKAGVEIYCDCAVTSIGKEKDLFVLETTQGTKRCQKLLIASGSPAAPQLGGSNAGYAFAAKMGHSLIAHHPSLVQLCSDDGWVKRCAGVKIAGIAKLYANGQYITERKGDLLFTSYGISGLAILDISREVSLRLAQFDYCELSLDLMPGLSKEKLTNLLMKRVQQQSEKPIALWLQGILNKKLLFIILEQSKCKALTEQDLNRKEIGKLVYTIKNLKLSISDTRGFKGAEVVAGGVDTTEIDPETMESKIIPGLYFAGEILDVDGDRGGFNFHFAWVSGMRAGKAMAKPKTKNQKL; this comes from the coding sequence ATGATCGTTGTCGGGGGAGGGGCAAGCGGACTCACCGCAGCCATATTGTGTGCAAGAGAAGGTATGAATGTTACCCTGCTTGAACAAAACAGTAAAATAGGAAAAAAAATTCTCATTTCAGGGAATGGAAAGTGTAATATTTCAAACCGCTGCATCAGCGCTAACCGCTTTCACTCACAAAATCCTGAGTTTGTAGAAACTGTACTCAAGGAAAATGACTTCCCGGTAGTAGAAAAGTTCTTCACCTCCATAGGGCTTGAGCTTACGGAAGGGAAAGAGGGCCAGATATTTCCAATGTCACTGCAGGCAGGCAGTGTGGTCGATCTTTTAACATATGAAGCAGAAAAAGCAGGCGTGGAGATATACTGTGACTGTGCAGTGACCAGTATTGGCAAAGAAAAGGATCTCTTTGTTCTGGAAACTACCCAGGGGACAAAAAGATGCCAAAAACTGCTCATTGCCTCCGGTTCTCCTGCCGCACCGCAACTGGGAGGCTCCAATGCAGGCTATGCCTTTGCAGCCAAAATGGGGCACAGCCTCATTGCACATCACCCTTCACTGGTACAGCTCTGTTCAGATGACGGGTGGGTCAAAAGATGTGCAGGTGTCAAAATAGCAGGTATAGCCAAACTTTATGCCAACGGACAATATATTACAGAGAGGAAAGGTGACCTGCTCTTTACCAGCTACGGTATCAGTGGACTTGCCATCCTGGATATCAGCCGTGAAGTCAGCTTACGGCTGGCACAGTTTGACTACTGTGAACTCAGTCTCGACCTGATGCCAGGACTCAGCAAAGAGAAACTTACCAATCTCCTGATGAAAAGAGTACAACAGCAAAGTGAAAAACCAATAGCCCTCTGGCTTCAGGGTATACTCAACAAAAAACTTCTCTTTATTATACTTGAACAGTCCAAATGCAAAGCGCTGACAGAACAAGATCTGAACCGAAAAGAGATAGGAAAGCTTGTTTACACAATAAAAAACCTCAAACTGAGCATCAGTGATACCAGGGGATTCAAGGGAGCTGAAGTAGTTGCCGGCGGTGTAGATACCACAGAAATAGACCCCGAAACAATGGAATCAAAAATTATCCCCGGTCTATACTTTGCAGGAGAGATACTTGATGTTGACGGAGACAGGGGAGGATTCAACTTTCACTTTGCCTGGGTCAGCGGTATGAGAGCGGGAAAGGCAATGGCCAAACCAAAAACCAAAAACCAAAAACTGTAG
- a CDS encoding MTH1187 family thiamine-binding protein: protein MSALVEFSMFPTEKTQSKSVFVARVLDIVDRSGLAYQLTPMGTIIEAETVQEALDVINAAYEELQKECGRVYSSIKIDWREGPVGRLNKKVASVEEKLGRKLKA, encoded by the coding sequence ATGAGTGCATTGGTAGAGTTCAGCATGTTCCCGACAGAAAAGACACAAAGTAAGAGTGTGTTTGTAGCCAGAGTTCTGGATATCGTGGACAGAAGTGGTTTGGCGTACCAGTTGACACCGATGGGTACCATTATAGAAGCAGAAACAGTGCAGGAAGCACTGGATGTGATCAATGCTGCCTATGAGGAGCTTCAGAAAGAGTGCGGAAGGGTTTACAGCTCCATCAAGATTGACTGGAGAGAGGGACCTGTAGGCAGGTTGAATAAAAAAGTTGCATCTGTGGAAGAAAAACTTGGACGCAAGCTCAAAGCTTAG
- a CDS encoding YgaP-like transmembrane domain produces MLCAERMQRIVQAIILGLIMGLAGSKMFAAAFILTFAMMLMLFIAGVTGFCPGLMILKKIFPPCECGETKEQ; encoded by the coding sequence ATGTTATGTGCTGAAAGAATGCAGCGTATTGTACAGGCAATCATATTAGGGCTCATCATGGGGCTGGCAGGTTCAAAGATGTTCGCTGCTGCGTTCATACTGACCTTTGCTATGATGCTTATGCTCTTTATAGCCGGAGTTACGGGCTTCTGCCCGGGACTGATGATCCTGAAAAAAATATTCCCGCCGTGTGAGTGCGGAGAGACGAAGGAACAGTAA
- the purM gene encoding phosphoribosylformylglycinamidine cyclo-ligase, producing MSNISYKDAGVDIDAGNEFVEAIKADVKSTFDSNVIGGIGSFAGAYALPSGYKEPVILSATDGVGTKLKIAIESGKLNTVGIDLVAMCVNDLICNNGVPMFFLDYYATGKLLPENAKDVVAGIAEGCRRAECALVGGETAEMPGMYSENDFDLAGFAVGIAERSEMDTVANVKPGQVLIAMPSSGVHSNGYSLVRKLFFDKLGMSLETEFEGKMLLETLLEPTRIYVKEYKSNKQHIKALAHITGGGIVENLPRVLPEGIKAVVKKEDIRILPIFEFMSQYVDEEEMYRAFNMGVGMVWVVEPESVDAVLANTDGYVIGELVSGDRGVELI from the coding sequence ATGTCAAATATATCCTATAAAGATGCCGGTGTCGATATTGATGCGGGAAATGAGTTCGTAGAAGCGATCAAAGCCGATGTCAAATCGACCTTTGACAGTAACGTTATAGGGGGTATCGGTTCGTTTGCCGGGGCATATGCTCTTCCAAGCGGCTATAAAGAGCCTGTGATCCTCTCTGCAACAGACGGGGTGGGAACCAAGCTTAAGATCGCTATAGAAAGCGGTAAGCTCAACACAGTAGGTATTGACCTGGTTGCAATGTGTGTGAATGACCTAATCTGTAATAATGGAGTACCGATGTTCTTCCTGGACTACTATGCGACAGGAAAACTGTTACCTGAGAATGCAAAAGATGTGGTTGCCGGTATTGCAGAGGGATGCCGTAGAGCAGAGTGTGCACTTGTTGGCGGAGAAACAGCAGAGATGCCGGGGATGTATTCGGAAAATGATTTTGATCTGGCAGGTTTTGCTGTTGGGATAGCAGAGCGAAGTGAGATGGATACTGTTGCCAATGTCAAACCGGGGCAGGTGCTTATTGCCATGCCAAGTTCCGGGGTGCACTCCAACGGCTATTCACTGGTAAGAAAACTTTTCTTTGATAAACTCGGTATGAGTCTTGAAACAGAGTTTGAAGGCAAGATGCTGCTTGAGACACTGTTGGAGCCGACACGTATTTATGTGAAAGAGTACAAATCCAACAAACAGCATATTAAAGCACTGGCACATATCACGGGAGGAGGGATTGTGGAAAATCTTCCAAGAGTACTTCCCGAAGGTATTAAAGCGGTTGTAAAAAAAGAGGATATCAGAATACTGCCCATCTTTGAATTTATGAGTCAGTATGTTGATGAAGAGGAGATGTACCGTGCCTTCAATATGGGTGTAGGGATGGTCTGGGTTGTCGAGCCTGAAAGTGTAGATG